From the Flavimarina sp. Hel_I_48 genome, one window contains:
- a CDS encoding GNAT family N-acetyltransferase encodes MSSDSLAGTRLILKPITLEDVSEIHKLHTLPETDRYNTLGIPKDLAETEKIIKEWIGGKALPDPHNHVFKIILREKEEFIGLIALNPGKKKFKKAELWYKLHVDYWGKGYATEAVKTILDLGFGALGLHRIEAGCAVNNTGSIRVLEKAGMIREGRKRKVLPLKEGWSDTYEYAILDTDKC; translated from the coding sequence ATGTCATCAGATTCGCTTGCTGGCACACGCCTGATTTTAAAACCGATAACTTTAGAAGACGTATCAGAAATTCATAAATTACATACACTCCCGGAAACTGACCGCTACAATACACTGGGAATTCCGAAGGATTTAGCAGAAACAGAAAAAATAATCAAAGAATGGATAGGAGGAAAAGCGTTGCCAGATCCTCATAATCATGTTTTTAAAATTATACTTCGGGAAAAAGAAGAATTTATTGGGCTTATCGCTTTAAATCCCGGTAAGAAAAAATTCAAAAAAGCTGAACTCTGGTATAAACTCCATGTGGATTACTGGGGAAAAGGCTATGCTACCGAAGCGGTGAAGACAATTCTCGATTTAGGGTTTGGCGCCCTGGGCCTTCATCGCATAGAAGCAGGTTGTGCCGTGAACAATACAGGCAGCATCAGGGTTCTGGAAAAAGCAGGAATGATTAGGGAGGGACGGAAAAGAAAAGTATTGCCTTTAAAAGAAGGGTGGTCAGATACTTATGAATACGCCATTTTAGATACTGATAAATGCTGA
- the argS gene encoding arginine--tRNA ligase, which yields MQIQDKIAAEVKKAVQAIFEKGIAEVETQPTRKDFEGDVTVVVFSLLRSIKGNPVEIGTKIGQYLVENTPEIADFNVVKGFLNLVITDAYYLDFFKEIEVQKDFGRTPESGKAVMVEYSSPNTNKPLHLGHIRNNLLGYSVAEILKASGTKVYKTQIINDRGIHICKSMVAYKKFGNEETPQSSGLKGDKLAGNYYVKFDKVYKEEQADLIAQGKTKEEAEKQAPLILEAQEMLRKWEAGDPETVALWEKMNAWVYAGFEQTYENLGVDFDSYYYESNTYLLGKDNIEDGLKRGVFYEKEDGSVWCDLTEDGLDEKLVLRSDGTAVYMTQDIGTAIQRVKDHPDVGGMIYTVGNEQDYHFKVLFLILQKLGFSWAEHLSHLSYGMVDLPSGKMKSREGTVVDADDLIVEMSSTAKTISTELGKLEGFTDTQKEDLYKVIGLGALKYYILKVDPKKRILFNPEESVDFQGNTGPFIQYTYARIQSILRTAEETGVKQEIERTQLHPKEKELLKLISAYPATIQLAAANLSPALLANYTYDLVKEFNSFYQQVSILGADTAEEISFRVALSRKVGEVIASAFALLGIQVPEQM from the coding sequence ATGCAGATTCAGGATAAAATAGCGGCCGAGGTCAAAAAAGCAGTACAGGCAATATTTGAAAAAGGTATAGCAGAAGTAGAAACGCAACCTACCCGTAAGGATTTTGAGGGAGATGTTACCGTGGTGGTGTTTTCGCTGTTGCGCAGTATCAAGGGAAACCCGGTGGAAATAGGTACTAAAATAGGGCAATATCTGGTCGAAAACACCCCGGAAATAGCCGATTTTAATGTGGTTAAGGGGTTTTTGAACCTGGTGATCACAGATGCCTATTATCTTGATTTCTTTAAGGAAATCGAAGTTCAAAAAGATTTTGGCCGCACGCCTGAAAGCGGAAAAGCGGTCATGGTGGAATATTCTTCGCCCAATACCAATAAACCCTTGCACCTGGGGCATATCCGTAATAATCTGTTAGGCTATTCGGTTGCTGAAATCTTAAAAGCTTCCGGCACAAAAGTCTATAAAACCCAGATTATCAATGATCGCGGTATCCATATTTGTAAAAGTATGGTCGCCTATAAGAAATTTGGTAACGAAGAAACGCCGCAAAGTTCAGGTCTTAAGGGAGATAAGCTGGCAGGTAATTATTATGTGAAATTTGATAAGGTTTATAAAGAAGAACAAGCCGATTTAATCGCGCAGGGAAAAACAAAAGAAGAGGCTGAAAAGCAAGCGCCATTGATTCTTGAAGCGCAGGAAATGCTGCGCAAATGGGAGGCCGGTGATCCAGAAACCGTTGCGCTCTGGGAGAAAATGAACGCGTGGGTTTATGCCGGTTTTGAACAGACTTATGAAAATCTGGGCGTTGATTTTGACTCTTATTATTATGAAAGCAACACGTATTTACTGGGTAAGGACAATATAGAAGACGGACTCAAAAGAGGTGTTTTCTATGAGAAAGAAGATGGTTCTGTATGGTGCGATCTCACCGAAGACGGCCTTGATGAAAAACTTGTGTTGCGCAGCGACGGCACGGCCGTGTATATGACGCAGGATATAGGTACCGCGATACAACGTGTAAAAGACCATCCAGATGTGGGCGGTATGATCTACACTGTGGGCAACGAGCAGGATTATCACTTCAAAGTGCTTTTTCTCATCCTTCAAAAGTTAGGTTTTAGCTGGGCAGAGCATTTATCACATCTTAGTTATGGTATGGTAGATCTTCCCAGTGGAAAGATGAAAAGCCGTGAAGGGACGGTAGTTGATGCTGATGATCTTATCGTTGAGATGTCTTCCACCGCAAAAACAATCTCAACGGAACTGGGCAAGCTCGAAGGCTTTACTGATACCCAAAAAGAAGATTTATACAAAGTTATAGGCCTTGGGGCGTTGAAATATTATATCCTGAAAGTAGATCCTAAAAAACGTATTCTCTTCAATCCGGAAGAATCTGTGGATTTTCAGGGAAATACCGGGCCGTTTATTCAATATACCTACGCGCGCATTCAGTCCATTTTGCGTACCGCGGAAGAAACCGGGGTAAAACAGGAAATTGAACGAACGCAATTGCATCCCAAAGAAAAAGAGCTGCTGAAACTCATTTCCGCATATCCCGCAACCATTCAGCTGGCAGCGGCAAATTTGAGTCCGGCATTGCTGGCGAACTACACTTATGATCTGGTTAAGGAATTTAATTCGTTCTATCAGCAGGTTTCCATTCTGGGCGCAGATACGGCAGAGGAAATAAGTTTCCGCGTAGCGCTATCGCGCAAAGTGGGCGAGGTGATCGCATCGGCATTTGCGCTTCTTGGTATTCAGGTTCCGGAGCAAATGTAG
- the msrB gene encoding peptide-methionine (R)-S-oxide reductase MsrB, whose amino-acid sequence MNTEKEYPVQKTEAEWKEQLGEERYHVLRKAGTERAHTGKYNLHFEDGTYKCGACNAKLFESDSKFESSCGWPSFSDSIDGAIEYVKDKSFGMIRTEILCANCGSHLGHVFNDGPTPSGERYCVNSASVDFE is encoded by the coding sequence ATGAATACTGAGAAAGAATATCCCGTACAAAAAACCGAAGCTGAATGGAAGGAACAACTGGGCGAAGAACGCTACCATGTACTTCGCAAAGCGGGCACAGAGCGCGCCCATACCGGTAAATACAACCTGCACTTTGAAGATGGCACCTATAAATGTGGCGCCTGTAATGCAAAACTATTTGAAAGCGACAGCAAATTTGAAAGCAGCTGTGGCTGGCCCAGTTTTAGTGACTCTATAGACGGTGCGATAGAATATGTAAAAGATAAATCCTTTGGTATGATTCGTACCGAAATTCTTTGTGCCAACTGTGGCAGCCATCTGGGCCACGTATTCAACGACGGTCCCACGCCTAGCGGAGAACGCTATTGTGTGAACTCGGCCTCTGTTGATTTTGAATAA
- a CDS encoding uracil-DNA glycosylase family protein, with product MKGLLKEIRACSLCEPFLSLGANPILSASAKSKILLISQAPGRIAHEKTHAWDDPSGKRLKEWLGVDDETFYNPDNFAILPLGFCFPGKAKTGDLPPRPECAPLWQNKVLNKIKGDPLKILIGNYSQNYYLNDGLKLTQRVKNFTEYLPDYAVIPHPSPVNRFWTIKNPWFVEEILPILKEVIQDRLNGSK from the coding sequence ATGAAAGGCTTACTTAAGGAAATACGAGCATGTTCCTTATGTGAGCCTTTTTTGTCTTTAGGGGCAAATCCTATACTTTCCGCTTCTGCAAAATCAAAAATCCTATTGATAAGTCAGGCGCCGGGGCGCATTGCGCACGAGAAAACCCATGCCTGGGATGATCCCAGTGGTAAACGGCTCAAAGAGTGGCTGGGCGTAGATGATGAGACGTTTTACAATCCTGATAATTTTGCCATTCTGCCCCTGGGTTTTTGTTTCCCTGGGAAGGCTAAAACTGGTGATCTTCCCCCGCGGCCGGAATGTGCACCGCTATGGCAAAATAAGGTTCTTAACAAAATAAAAGGTGATCCCTTAAAAATTCTGATAGGTAATTATTCCCAGAATTATTACCTCAACGACGGTCTAAAACTCACGCAGCGGGTCAAAAACTTTACAGAATATCTGCCCGATTACGCTGTAATTCCACATCCCTCTCCTGTAAACAGGTTCTGGACTATTAAAAACCCCTGGTTTGTAGAGGAAATCCTTCCTATTCTCAAGGAAGTCATCCAGGATCGTTTAAATGGTAGCAAGTAA
- the lpdA gene encoding dihydrolipoyl dehydrogenase, with protein sequence MSKYDIIVLGSGPGGYVTAIRASQLGFQTAIVEKESLGGVCLNWGCIPTKALLKSAQVFEYLKHAEDYGLTLENPDKDFGAVVKRSRDVANGMSKGVQFLMKKNKIDVIEGYGKLKPGKKIDVDGTEYSADHIIIATGAHSRELPNLKQDGKKVIGYRQAMTLDKQPKKMIVVGSGAIGVEFASFYNTMGTEVTIVEYLPNVVPVEDEEVSKQFERSLKKAGIKVMTDSSVESVDTSGEGVVATVKTKKGEEKLEADIVLSAVGIKTNIENIGLEDVGIITDKDKITVNDWYQTNMPGYYAIGDVTHGPALAHVASAEGILCVEKIKGMHVAKLDYGNIPGCTYASPEIASVGLTEKQAKEAGYELKIGKFPFSASGKASASGNKEGFVKVIFDAKYGEWLGCHMIGAGVTDMIAEAVLGRRLETTGHEVLKAIHPHPTMSEAVMEATAAAYDEVIHL encoded by the coding sequence ATGAGCAAATACGATATTATTGTTTTAGGAAGTGGCCCGGGAGGCTATGTAACTGCCATTCGCGCTTCACAACTGGGTTTTCAGACCGCAATTGTAGAGAAGGAAAGCCTGGGCGGCGTTTGTTTAAACTGGGGGTGTATCCCCACAAAAGCATTGCTAAAAAGCGCACAGGTTTTTGAATACCTTAAACATGCAGAAGATTATGGCCTCACCTTAGAAAATCCCGATAAGGATTTTGGCGCAGTGGTAAAACGCAGCCGTGACGTTGCCAATGGCATGAGCAAGGGGGTTCAATTTCTCATGAAAAAGAACAAAATAGACGTCATTGAAGGCTACGGAAAATTAAAACCAGGCAAGAAAATTGACGTTGATGGCACAGAATATAGCGCAGATCATATAATTATCGCCACCGGTGCACATTCCCGTGAATTGCCAAATCTTAAACAAGATGGCAAAAAAGTAATAGGATACCGCCAGGCAATGACCCTGGACAAGCAGCCTAAAAAAATGATCGTAGTTGGTTCAGGAGCAATAGGTGTTGAGTTCGCCAGCTTCTACAATACCATGGGCACAGAGGTTACCATCGTAGAATATTTACCAAATGTTGTTCCGGTAGAAGATGAAGAAGTTTCCAAGCAATTTGAGCGTTCTTTAAAAAAGGCGGGTATCAAGGTGATGACAGATTCTTCGGTAGAAAGTGTTGATACTTCTGGAGAAGGGGTTGTTGCTACCGTAAAAACCAAAAAAGGTGAAGAAAAATTGGAAGCCGATATCGTACTTTCTGCAGTAGGTATCAAAACCAATATTGAAAATATAGGCCTGGAAGATGTGGGCATCATTACAGATAAAGACAAAATTACCGTAAACGACTGGTACCAGACCAATATGCCTGGTTATTACGCGATAGGTGACGTAACCCACGGCCCTGCACTTGCGCATGTCGCTTCCGCGGAAGGTATTCTTTGCGTTGAAAAGATCAAAGGCATGCACGTGGCAAAACTGGATTATGGCAACATTCCCGGTTGTACCTACGCCAGCCCTGAAATTGCTTCTGTAGGGCTAACCGAAAAACAAGCCAAAGAAGCCGGTTACGAACTTAAAATAGGGAAATTTCCATTTTCGGCTTCCGGTAAGGCCAGCGCTTCCGGTAACAAAGAAGGTTTTGTGAAAGTTATTTTTGACGCCAAATATGGCGAATGGTTGGGATGCCACATGATAGGCGCCGGCGTAACTGATATGATTGCCGAAGCTGTCTTAGGACGCAGACTTGAAACTACAGGTCATGAAGTTCTTAAAGCGATTCACCCTCACCCTACCATGAGTGAGGCGGTGATGGAAGCTACCGCGGCCGCTTATGACGAAGTGATCCATCTATAA
- a CDS encoding RecQ family ATP-dependent DNA helicase, translated as MSLKEIDLHAELKKYFGFSEFKGLQEEVITSIVNKENTFVIMPTGGGKSLTYQLPALIEGGTAIVVSPLIALMKNQVDVLRGISKEHGIAHVLNSSLNKSEVKQVKEDICNGITKLLYVAPESLTKEEYVDFLKEQEISFVAIDEAHCISEWGHDFRPEYRNLRHIIKRLGDNIPIIAVTATATPKVQEDILKNLGISSANTFKASFNRPNLYYEIRPKTKNVDADIIRFVKQNDGKSGIIYCLSRKRVEELAQVLQVNGVSAVPYHAGLDAKTRAKHQDMFLMEDTDVVVATIAFGMGIDKPDVRFVIHHDIPKSIESYYQETGRAGRDGGEGHCLAYYAYKDIEKLEKFMSGKPVAEQEIGHALLQEVVAYAETSMSRRKFILHYFGEEFDNKTMSGGDLDDNMRNPKKQQEAREQVLQLLQVVSKTDAIYKSKELVFTLMGKSNAIISSHKTDEEGYFGIGSDKNSHYWNALLRQVLVGGYLKKDIETYGVIKITDKGKAFLKKPHSFLMTEDHVFDTEASANAQVPTKASGGFDDKLVSMLRDLRKKVGKKKGVPPYVVFQDPSLEDMAIKYPTTIEEMSNVFGVGEGKAKKYGREFIDFIQKYVEENDIIKPDELVVKSTGSNSALKLYIIQNVDRKLPLTDIASAKGLSMPDFVKEMEVIVFSGTKLNINYWIDEILDEDQLEELHDYFMDAETDDIEAAMEEFDGDYDDDELRLYRIKFFSEVAN; from the coding sequence ATGAGTTTAAAAGAAATAGATTTACACGCCGAGCTAAAGAAATATTTTGGATTTAGCGAATTTAAAGGCCTGCAGGAAGAGGTTATTACCAGTATAGTTAACAAAGAAAATACCTTTGTTATCATGCCTACAGGAGGTGGTAAATCACTGACCTACCAGTTGCCTGCGCTCATTGAAGGGGGTACCGCAATTGTGGTCTCACCCTTGATTGCCCTGATGAAAAACCAGGTAGATGTCTTACGTGGTATAAGTAAAGAACATGGTATTGCCCATGTCTTAAATTCTTCGCTCAACAAATCTGAAGTAAAACAGGTCAAGGAAGATATTTGCAATGGCATCACAAAACTGCTCTATGTTGCGCCAGAATCACTTACCAAAGAGGAATATGTCGATTTTTTAAAAGAACAGGAAATTTCCTTTGTTGCTATTGATGAAGCGCATTGCATCAGCGAGTGGGGCCATGATTTTAGACCAGAATATAGAAATTTGCGGCATATTATCAAAAGGCTGGGTGACAACATACCCATTATTGCGGTTACCGCTACGGCTACACCTAAGGTCCAGGAAGATATTCTTAAAAACCTGGGTATAAGTAGTGCCAATACCTTTAAGGCGTCTTTTAACAGGCCCAACCTTTATTATGAAATACGTCCCAAGACAAAAAATGTAGATGCAGATATCATTCGCTTCGTAAAACAGAATGATGGTAAGAGTGGAATCATCTATTGTTTGAGCAGAAAAAGGGTGGAAGAGCTCGCTCAGGTGCTTCAGGTGAATGGGGTGTCTGCGGTGCCCTATCATGCCGGACTTGATGCTAAGACCAGGGCAAAACATCAGGATATGTTCCTGATGGAAGATACTGATGTGGTGGTTGCGACGATCGCTTTTGGAATGGGAATAGATAAACCAGACGTGCGTTTTGTAATTCATCACGATATTCCCAAGAGTATAGAAAGTTATTACCAGGAAACGGGTCGTGCTGGTCGTGATGGCGGTGAGGGGCATTGCCTTGCCTACTATGCATACAAAGATATAGAAAAGCTTGAAAAATTTATGAGCGGCAAACCCGTGGCAGAGCAGGAAATAGGTCATGCCCTACTTCAGGAAGTTGTTGCCTATGCCGAGACATCCATGTCGCGTCGTAAGTTCATCCTGCATTATTTTGGTGAAGAATTTGACAATAAAACCATGTCGGGTGGTGACCTTGATGATAATATGCGCAACCCTAAAAAACAGCAGGAAGCTAGAGAACAGGTTTTACAGTTGTTGCAGGTGGTTAGCAAAACGGATGCGATATATAAGAGTAAAGAACTTGTCTTTACCCTAATGGGAAAATCAAATGCCATCATCAGTTCGCACAAGACCGATGAAGAGGGTTACTTCGGGATTGGGAGCGATAAAAATTCACATTACTGGAATGCACTATTGCGTCAGGTGCTCGTAGGAGGCTATCTTAAAAAGGACATTGAGACTTATGGGGTGATCAAAATTACAGATAAAGGAAAGGCTTTTTTAAAGAAACCGCATTCTTTCCTTATGACAGAAGATCATGTTTTTGATACGGAAGCTTCCGCTAATGCGCAGGTACCAACTAAAGCTTCTGGCGGGTTTGATGATAAGCTGGTTTCCATGCTGCGTGACCTCCGCAAAAAAGTAGGTAAGAAAAAAGGAGTTCCGCCTTATGTTGTTTTTCAGGATCCTTCCCTTGAAGATATGGCGATAAAATATCCTACCACTATAGAAGAAATGTCCAATGTTTTTGGCGTAGGCGAAGGAAAGGCAAAAAAATACGGAAGGGAGTTTATTGACTTCATTCAAAAGTATGTTGAGGAGAACGATATTATAAAACCAGATGAGCTTGTCGTTAAATCTACCGGATCCAACAGTGCTTTAAAACTATATATCATTCAAAACGTTGACCGTAAATTACCGTTAACGGATATCGCTTCCGCTAAAGGCCTTTCAATGCCAGATTTTGTGAAGGAAATGGAAGTTATCGTATTTAGTGGTACAAAACTGAATATCAATTACTGGATCGATGAAATTCTTGACGAAGACCAGTTAGAAGAACTTCACGACTATTTTATGGATGCCGAAACGGATGATATAGAAGCTGCTATGGAAGAGTTTGATGGTGATTACGATGATGACGAACTAAGGTTGTACCGTATTAAATTTTTTAGTGAAGTAGCGAATTGA
- a CDS encoding SIS domain-containing protein yields MNIHEQILASARHTIETERDAVADLAPLLDHEFTDAVNLIFNSVGRVILTGIGKSAIIAQKIVATLNSTGTPSIFMHAADAIHGDLGTIVKNDIVICISKSGNSPEIKVLVPLIKKMGNSLIALTGSRNSFLGLQADFVIHAKAENEACPHNLAPTTSTTTQLVMGDAIAIALLELHGFTTKDFAKYHPGGTLGKKLYLQVKDIVKLHDRPVISPGASVKDVIIEISKKMLGVTAVVDNNRLLGVVTDGDIRRMLEKNDILTGLTARDIMNTNPKVVNENEMAVTAMDILENNSISQLLAIDDDGRYTGVIHLHDLIKEGII; encoded by the coding sequence TTGAATATTCATGAGCAGATTTTGGCCAGTGCCAGGCATACAATTGAGACAGAGCGCGACGCCGTAGCCGATCTCGCCCCTTTATTAGACCATGAATTTACTGATGCCGTTAATCTAATATTTAACAGTGTAGGTAGGGTTATACTTACAGGAATTGGAAAAAGTGCTATAATTGCGCAGAAAATCGTCGCTACTTTGAATTCTACCGGAACCCCATCTATTTTTATGCATGCTGCTGATGCCATTCATGGTGATCTGGGAACAATTGTTAAAAACGACATCGTCATCTGCATTTCAAAAAGTGGAAATAGTCCAGAGATCAAAGTATTGGTTCCGCTTATAAAAAAAATGGGTAATTCCCTTATTGCACTTACCGGTTCCAGAAATTCCTTTTTGGGTTTACAGGCAGATTTTGTCATTCATGCAAAAGCGGAAAATGAGGCTTGCCCACACAATTTGGCACCCACTACAAGCACTACCACACAGCTCGTGATGGGGGATGCAATTGCCATAGCCCTTCTTGAACTGCATGGTTTTACGACTAAGGATTTTGCAAAATACCATCCCGGTGGCACTCTGGGCAAAAAATTATATTTACAGGTAAAGGATATTGTAAAATTACACGACAGACCTGTAATATCACCCGGCGCATCTGTAAAGGATGTGATCATAGAAATTTCAAAGAAAATGCTTGGCGTTACCGCTGTGGTAGACAATAATAGGTTACTGGGCGTAGTTACTGATGGTGATATACGTCGTATGCTTGAAAAAAATGATATATTGACCGGCTTAACAGCCCGGGACATAATGAATACAAATCCCAAGGTTGTCAATGAAAATGAAATGGCAGTTACTGCTATGGATATTCTTGAAAATAATAGTATATCTCAATTACTCGCGATTGATGATGATGGCAGGTATACTGGCGTCATTCATTTGCATGACTTAATAAAAGAAGGAATTATATAA
- the tatC gene encoding twin-arginine translocase subunit TatC — translation MATKTNKPEGEMSFLDHLEELRWHLIRATLAVVIIGVLAFIFRDFIFNQIIFAPSYPDFISYEYLCKISQVFGSSNGCDTEMNFIIQNRTMAGQFSAAIWTSIMTGFILGFPYIIYEFWRFVAPGLHPNERKNSRGFIFVSSFLFFLGVLFGFYLIAPLSINFLATFTVGDQVKNEFDISSYIGLVRMSALSAGLIFELPIIIYFFTKIGLVTPEFLRKYRKYALVIVLIVSAVITPPDISTQVIVSIPILILYEVSIFISAFVVKQEKRRLKKEKHLRTGA, via the coding sequence ATGGCAACAAAAACCAATAAGCCAGAGGGGGAAATGTCTTTTCTGGATCATCTTGAAGAATTACGCTGGCACCTGATAAGGGCCACGCTTGCGGTAGTGATCATAGGCGTGCTGGCATTTATCTTTAGGGACTTCATCTTTAACCAGATCATATTTGCACCATCGTATCCCGATTTTATATCCTACGAATACTTATGCAAAATATCGCAGGTTTTTGGTTCTTCAAACGGCTGCGATACAGAAATGAATTTTATCATTCAAAACCGTACGATGGCAGGGCAATTTAGTGCAGCTATATGGACGTCGATAATGACTGGCTTTATTTTGGGATTTCCATATATTATTTATGAGTTCTGGCGTTTTGTGGCTCCGGGACTTCACCCTAACGAACGTAAAAATTCGCGTGGCTTTATCTTTGTTTCTTCCTTTTTGTTCTTTTTAGGCGTTCTTTTTGGTTTTTACCTTATTGCGCCTTTATCAATAAATTTCCTGGCAACATTTACCGTTGGCGATCAGGTTAAGAATGAATTTGATATTAGCTCTTATATAGGTCTGGTTCGAATGAGTGCCCTGTCAGCAGGCCTTATTTTTGAACTGCCTATAATTATTTATTTCTTTACCAAAATAGGACTGGTAACACCCGAATTTTTACGGAAATATAGAAAATATGCACTGGTTATCGTCCTCATTGTTTCCGCAGTGATTACACCGCCAGACATCTCCACACAGGTTATTGTTTCTATCCCAATTTTAATTTTATACGAGGTAAGTATTTTTATATCTGCTTTCGTGGTCAAACAAGAAAAACGCAGGTTGAAAAAAGAAAAACACCTACGTACGGGAGCATAG
- a CDS encoding carboxymuconolactone decarboxylase family protein — MSTKTGQVQEFNDYRSKMNDKILGDKNKIINRIFNLDTNAFMPGALDVKTKELLGLVASTVLRCDDCVRYHLESCHKAGVTKEEIMETLGIGTLVGGTIVIPHLRRAYEFWEELEQSQTN; from the coding sequence ATGTCAACAAAAACTGGTCAAGTACAGGAATTCAATGATTACCGTTCAAAAATGAACGATAAGATTCTTGGCGATAAGAACAAAATCATCAACAGAATATTCAATCTGGATACCAATGCATTTATGCCCGGCGCCCTTGATGTCAAGACTAAAGAACTCCTGGGCCTCGTTGCCTCTACTGTATTGCGCTGCGATGATTGTGTGCGTTACCATCTGGAAAGCTGCCATAAAGCGGGCGTTACCAAAGAAGAAATCATGGAAACGCTGGGAATAGGCACCTTAGTAGGTGGTACCATTGTTATACCGCACCTGCGTAGGGCCTATGAATTTTGGGAAGAGCTTGAACAAAGTCAAACAAATTAA
- the lptB gene encoding LPS export ABC transporter ATP-binding protein yields the protein MILRAENLVKSYKGREVVKGITVEVKQGEIVGLLGPNGAGKTTSFYMIVGLIKPNGGTIHMDKTNITKFPMYKRAQIGIGYLAQEASVFRKLSIEDNILSVLQMTKLSKKEQRAKMEELIEEFSLGHIRKSRGDLLSGGERRRTEIARALATNPNFILLDEPFAGVDPVAVEDIQRIIAQLKDKDIGILITDHNVQETLAITDHTYLMFEGSILKHGVPEELASDEMVRKVYLGQNFELRKKKIFD from the coding sequence ATGATATTACGCGCAGAAAATTTAGTCAAATCATATAAGGGCCGTGAGGTTGTAAAAGGTATTACCGTAGAGGTTAAGCAAGGGGAAATCGTAGGATTACTGGGGCCTAACGGTGCCGGTAAAACCACTTCCTTCTACATGATCGTGGGGCTGATAAAGCCAAACGGAGGTACGATACACATGGATAAAACCAATATCACTAAATTTCCCATGTACAAACGGGCGCAAATTGGCATAGGTTACCTTGCCCAGGAAGCTTCGGTTTTTAGAAAATTGAGCATTGAAGATAATATTCTCAGTGTATTGCAAATGACCAAGCTGAGCAAAAAAGAGCAGCGCGCCAAGATGGAAGAACTGATAGAAGAGTTTAGTCTGGGCCATATACGCAAAAGCCGGGGAGACCTGCTTTCTGGCGGGGAACGCCGCCGTACCGAAATTGCACGTGCACTTGCGACCAACCCTAATTTTATACTTCTTGATGAGCCTTTTGCCGGGGTAGATCCCGTGGCCGTAGAAGATATACAGCGCATTATCGCCCAGCTGAAAGATAAGGACATAGGCATTCTTATTACAGACCACAATGTTCAGGAAACCCTCGCGATCACAGATCATACCTACCTAATGTTTGAAGGCAGCATATTAAAACATGGCGTGCCCGAAGAACTTGCTAGTGATGAGATGGTACGCAAAGTCTATCTGGGTCAAAACTTTGAACTGCGGAAGAAAAAAATATTTGATTAA
- a CDS encoding NUDIX hydrolase, whose product MASTFLLNMIKQVKSLAEAGLVYNDNNYDTERYEELRRISLEMMSVISQKEVEVLESFFLPVNDYPTPKVDVRALILNGKREILMVKEQVDGKWTIPGGWSEIGLTASESIIKEVKEETGFIVKPTRLLAVFDKKCHPHPPEAYYLYKIIFYCEIEDGEVAPNFDIQEVGWYALNELPELSTDRIVESQLKLLIDLEEKGGDVYFD is encoded by the coding sequence ATGGCCAGCACCTTTTTACTGAATATGATCAAACAAGTCAAATCCCTTGCGGAAGCAGGGTTAGTGTATAATGATAATAATTATGACACCGAACGTTATGAGGAACTGCGACGTATTTCCCTTGAAATGATGAGTGTAATAAGCCAGAAGGAGGTAGAAGTTCTGGAAAGTTTTTTTCTTCCCGTAAACGATTATCCCACACCAAAAGTTGACGTTCGGGCGCTGATTTTAAACGGGAAAAGAGAAATTTTAATGGTAAAGGAGCAAGTTGATGGCAAATGGACCATTCCCGGGGGATGGTCAGAAATTGGCCTGACCGCTTCAGAATCTATAATAAAAGAAGTAAAGGAAGAAACTGGCTTTATTGTTAAGCCCACACGCTTGCTGGCAGTATTTGATAAAAAATGCCACCCACACCCGCCAGAGGCATATTATCTCTACAAAATTATATTTTATTGCGAGATAGAAGATGGGGAGGTAGCTCCCAATTTTGATATTCAAGAAGTAGGATGGTATGCGCTCAATGAGCTTCCCGAACTTTCTACCGATAGAATAGTAGAAAGCCAACTAAAATTACTGATTGATTTAGAAGAAAAAGGAGGGGATGTTTATTTTGATTAA